Proteins from one Amycolatopsis benzoatilytica AK 16/65 genomic window:
- a CDS encoding primary-amine oxidase, with translation MTVTEPAVELSGHPLHPIREEEVRAVRRILAEAGLLPETVRCCYFGPEEPEKSAVLAGEPADRRFRVLLLELPTGASRDVVVSVTRSTVDAAVELDPRRDGQPPIIDTEFELIEEILAGNEEWRTALAGRGLDPGQVRVVPLSAGSYFPQESGRRVVRTLGFWQEHEKDHPWAHPVDGLVAYVDLTTHEVMEVLDHRSHPVPAEPGNFDDPAQTGPARTTLKPIEITQPEGVSFTVEDGLLRWENFELRIGFNEREGLTLHQISFDGRPIVYRASIAEMVVPYADPSPVRFWQNYFDCGEYMFARYTNSLELGCDCLGEITYLDAVIADDQLRPQVIRNAICLHEEDYGVLWKHSDLFAGSQETRRQRRMVVSFFTTIGNYDYGFYWYLYLDGTIECEAKATGIVFTSAYPEEGHPYASEVAPGLGAPYHQHLFSARLDMMVDGPRNAVDEVEAAAVPVGPGNPHGNAFTERRTRLHTESEAQRTADQGRARVWQIVNPERRNRLGRNVAYALYPQGQPTLLADESSVVHARANFATRHLWVTPYATAERYPAGDFVNQHPGGGGLPAWTAADRNVDGEDIVLWHTFGLTHFPRPEDWPVMPVDYAGFTLKPVGFFDRNPTLDVPPSASSHCCHAE, from the coding sequence ATGACCGTCACCGAACCGGCCGTCGAACTCTCCGGCCACCCGCTGCACCCGATCCGGGAAGAGGAGGTGCGCGCCGTCCGGCGGATCCTCGCCGAAGCCGGGCTCTTGCCGGAGACCGTGCGCTGCTGCTACTTCGGGCCGGAAGAGCCGGAAAAGTCCGCCGTGCTGGCGGGCGAACCGGCCGACCGCCGCTTTCGCGTGCTGCTGCTCGAGCTGCCGACCGGTGCCTCGCGAGACGTGGTCGTGTCCGTCACGCGGTCCACAGTGGACGCGGCTGTGGAGCTGGACCCGCGGCGCGACGGCCAGCCGCCGATCATCGACACCGAGTTCGAGCTGATCGAGGAAATCCTCGCCGGGAACGAGGAATGGCGCACCGCGCTGGCCGGCCGCGGCCTCGACCCGGGCCAGGTGCGGGTGGTGCCGCTGTCGGCGGGCTCGTATTTCCCGCAGGAGTCCGGTCGCCGGGTGGTGCGGACGCTCGGGTTCTGGCAGGAGCACGAAAAGGACCACCCGTGGGCGCATCCGGTGGACGGCCTGGTCGCCTACGTCGACTTGACCACGCACGAGGTGATGGAAGTCCTCGACCATCGCAGCCATCCGGTGCCCGCGGAACCGGGCAACTTCGACGACCCGGCGCAGACCGGACCGGCGCGCACCACGCTGAAACCGATCGAGATCACCCAGCCCGAGGGCGTCAGCTTCACCGTCGAGGACGGCCTGCTCCGCTGGGAGAACTTCGAGCTGCGCATCGGGTTCAACGAGCGGGAAGGGCTTACTCTGCACCAGATCTCGTTCGACGGCAGGCCGATCGTGTACCGCGCGTCGATCGCCGAGATGGTGGTTCCCTACGCCGATCCGTCGCCGGTCCGGTTCTGGCAGAACTATTTCGACTGCGGCGAGTACATGTTCGCCCGTTACACGAACTCGCTCGAGCTGGGCTGCGACTGTCTCGGCGAAATCACCTACCTGGACGCCGTCATCGCCGACGACCAGCTGCGGCCACAGGTGATCCGCAATGCGATCTGCCTGCACGAGGAGGACTACGGCGTGCTGTGGAAGCACAGCGATCTGTTCGCCGGCTCGCAGGAAACGCGCCGGCAGCGGCGGATGGTGGTGTCGTTCTTCACCACGATCGGCAACTACGACTACGGCTTCTACTGGTACCTCTACCTCGACGGCACTATCGAATGCGAGGCCAAGGCGACCGGCATCGTGTTCACCTCGGCCTATCCCGAGGAAGGCCATCCGTACGCCAGCGAAGTCGCACCCGGACTGGGTGCGCCGTACCACCAGCACCTGTTCTCCGCCCGGCTGGACATGATGGTCGACGGTCCGCGCAACGCGGTCGACGAGGTCGAAGCGGCCGCGGTGCCGGTCGGCCCGGGCAACCCGCACGGCAACGCGTTCACCGAGCGCCGAACTCGGCTGCACACTGAATCGGAAGCGCAACGGACGGCTGATCAAGGCCGGGCGCGGGTGTGGCAGATCGTGAACCCGGAGCGGCGGAACCGGCTGGGCCGCAACGTCGCGTACGCGCTCTACCCGCAGGGGCAGCCGACGCTGCTGGCGGACGAGTCGTCGGTGGTCCACGCCCGGGCGAACTTCGCGACCCGGCATCTGTGGGTCACCCCGTACGCGACGGCCGAGCGTTATCCGGCAGGCGATTTCGTGAACCAGCACCCCGGCGGCGGCGGGCTGCCCGCGTGGACCGCGGCGGATCGGAACGTTGACGGCGAGGACATCGTGCTGTGGCACACCTTCGGGCTCACGCACTTCCCGCGTCCGGAGGACTGGCCGGTGATGCCGGTGGACTACGCCGGGTTCACGCTCAAGCCGGTCGGCTTCTTCGACCGGAATCCGACGCTCGACGTTCCGCCGAGCGCTTCGTCGCACTGCTGCCATGCCGAGTGA
- a CDS encoding FAD-dependent monooxygenase, translated as MAASQSFEVVVAGGGLGGLCAALSLRQRGLRVTVVEAAPQLGEIGAGIQTAPNASRILIGLGLRGELQKVRCEPQDQVRRRWADGSIIAQLPLGQRVVEQYGAPYWHYHRADLHSVLLNACLDPDGAGPVVEVATGAKVVDLDRRNPDRPAVITADGRRFEGDLVVGADGIRSAVRDLAGFDDTLAFSGEMAYRALIPGDLIAADPATRFLVDRYHSTIWYGPDKHLVHYMIRGGEYLNVVAIVPCTETVEKDWSAPASAEQLAAEYSDWDDRVPAMLAKAKDDVSVWAMYRRRRDPVWVDGRVALLGDACHAMLPYQAQGASQAMEDGAVLAEELGQVARDGIDGALARYVHRRAKHAGMVQDASLRNMSFYHLPDGPEQRERDEKLRRFDGESDVSYDWLWNGTPLIDPDNESIHYQFAR; from the coding sequence GTGGCAGCGAGTCAATCCTTCGAGGTAGTGGTCGCCGGGGGCGGCCTTGGCGGGCTGTGCGCGGCGTTGTCGCTGCGCCAGCGCGGCCTGCGGGTCACCGTGGTGGAAGCCGCGCCGCAGCTGGGGGAGATCGGGGCCGGGATCCAGACCGCGCCGAACGCCAGCCGGATCCTGATCGGGCTCGGGTTGCGCGGCGAACTGCAGAAGGTCCGGTGCGAGCCGCAGGACCAGGTGCGCAGGCGGTGGGCGGACGGCAGCATTATCGCGCAGCTGCCGCTCGGGCAGCGGGTGGTCGAGCAGTACGGCGCTCCCTACTGGCACTACCACCGTGCGGACCTGCACTCGGTGCTGCTGAACGCGTGCCTCGACCCGGACGGCGCGGGTCCGGTCGTCGAGGTCGCGACCGGTGCGAAGGTGGTCGACCTGGACCGGCGGAATCCGGATCGGCCCGCGGTGATCACCGCGGACGGGCGGCGGTTCGAAGGCGATCTCGTCGTCGGCGCGGACGGGATCCGGTCCGCGGTCCGCGATCTGGCCGGCTTCGACGACACGCTGGCTTTCTCCGGCGAAATGGCTTACCGTGCGCTGATCCCGGGCGACTTGATCGCCGCCGACCCGGCCACCCGGTTCCTCGTCGACCGTTACCACTCGACAATCTGGTACGGCCCGGACAAACACTTGGTGCACTACATGATCCGCGGCGGCGAGTACCTGAACGTCGTAGCGATCGTGCCGTGCACGGAGACCGTCGAGAAGGACTGGAGCGCGCCGGCGAGCGCCGAGCAGCTCGCTGCCGAGTACTCCGACTGGGACGACCGCGTTCCGGCGATGCTGGCCAAGGCGAAGGACGACGTCTCGGTGTGGGCGATGTACCGCCGCCGCCGCGACCCGGTCTGGGTCGACGGGCGGGTCGCGCTCCTCGGGGATGCTTGCCACGCAATGCTTCCGTACCAGGCGCAGGGTGCGTCGCAGGCGATGGAGGACGGCGCCGTGCTCGCCGAAGAGCTGGGCCAGGTCGCCCGGGACGGCATCGACGGCGCGCTGGCCCGCTACGTGCACCGCCGCGCCAAGCACGCCGGGATGGTGCAGGACGCGTCCCTGCGGAACATGAGCTTCTACCACCTGCCGGACGGCCCGGAACAGCGCGAGCGCGACGAAAAGCTGCGCCGCTTCGACGGCGAGTCCGACGTTTCCTACGACTGGCTGTGGAACGGCACCCCGCTCATCGACCCGGACAACGAATCCATCCACTACCAGTTCGCCCGATAA
- a CDS encoding (2Fe-2S)-binding protein: MTDKQLIVLTVNGEEHELLVEPRWTLLDVLRHEVGLTGTHAGCEHGVCGACTILVDGEPVRACLMYAVQAEDCAIRTVEDLGTPEEPNDLQQAFSEHHGLQCGFCTPGFLMLAEGFLAQEPSPSREEIREAVSSNLCRCTGYQTIVDAIEATAARRCGAVCGVANQEAVR; encoded by the coding sequence ATGACCGACAAACAGCTGATCGTCTTGACCGTCAACGGCGAGGAACACGAACTGCTCGTCGAACCGCGCTGGACGCTGCTGGACGTGCTGCGGCACGAGGTGGGACTCACCGGCACGCACGCCGGCTGCGAACACGGCGTGTGCGGGGCGTGCACGATCCTGGTCGACGGCGAACCGGTACGGGCCTGCCTGATGTACGCGGTGCAGGCCGAAGACTGTGCGATCCGCACCGTCGAAGATCTCGGCACCCCGGAGGAGCCGAACGATCTGCAGCAGGCGTTCTCCGAGCACCACGGCCTGCAGTGCGGGTTCTGCACCCCGGGTTTCCTGATGCTGGCGGAAGGTTTCCTCGCGCAGGAACCGTCCCCGTCGCGGGAGGAGATCCGGGAGGCGGTGTCCTCGAATCTCTGCCGGTGCACCGGCTACCAGACCATTGTCGACGCGATCGAAGCCACCGCCGCCCGCCGGTGCGGCGCGGTGTGCGGAGTCGCCAACCAGGAGGCCGTTCGGTGA
- a CDS encoding MFS transporter, whose product MRTGDQVVQDLPWRWSVQGKIFLIGGLGYMFDAWDVALNGFLTPLVGTEFGLSATQRGFVATANLIGMAVGAVVWGTVADRIGRKRAFSITLLLFAFFSVFAALSPNLEVFLLLRFLAGVGLGGCIPVDYAIVSEFSPRKQRGRVLSAMDGWWPVGTTLAGVSATLLVPVHGNWRWMLVLMILPAVLLFWARRGVPESPLYLVRKGREAEARLVIDDLVARTGAPKEQYRIPPAVKEDKRAGGLLAAADQLRRVWAYNPKVTGVAWALFITVMLVYYAALSWMPSILRARGFGEIAAFASTTLMNALGIVGVVVAVLLVDRIGRKRVIAAAGPLAALTLVIFSLVLGSAGAAVAAIGAFGLFSLIVIPVMYAFVSELYPTELRASGFGWASSSGRAVTGFAPLLFGSVLWPVLGLPLTFTLLGLLVVGAVVFMMFCAPETRGRELDRIDDAAPAPQPSELDAV is encoded by the coding sequence ATGCGTACCGGAGACCAGGTGGTCCAAGACTTGCCTTGGCGCTGGAGCGTCCAAGGCAAGATCTTCCTCATCGGCGGGCTCGGCTACATGTTCGACGCATGGGATGTGGCGCTTAACGGATTCCTCACCCCGTTGGTGGGCACGGAATTCGGCTTGTCCGCCACCCAGCGGGGGTTTGTCGCGACCGCCAACCTGATCGGCATGGCGGTCGGTGCGGTCGTCTGGGGGACGGTCGCCGACCGGATCGGGCGGAAGCGGGCGTTCAGCATCACCTTGCTGTTGTTCGCGTTCTTCTCGGTGTTCGCCGCGCTTTCGCCGAACCTGGAGGTGTTCCTGCTGCTGCGGTTCCTCGCCGGCGTCGGGCTCGGCGGCTGTATCCCGGTGGACTACGCGATCGTCAGCGAGTTCTCGCCGCGCAAGCAACGCGGCCGGGTACTGTCCGCAATGGACGGTTGGTGGCCGGTCGGCACGACGCTGGCCGGGGTGTCGGCGACGCTGCTGGTGCCGGTGCACGGGAACTGGCGCTGGATGCTGGTGCTGATGATCCTGCCCGCGGTGCTGCTGTTCTGGGCACGGCGAGGGGTGCCGGAATCGCCGTTGTACCTGGTGCGCAAGGGCCGCGAAGCGGAAGCCCGGCTGGTGATCGACGACCTGGTCGCCCGTACTGGTGCGCCGAAGGAGCAGTACCGGATCCCGCCGGCGGTCAAAGAGGACAAGCGCGCTGGCGGCCTGCTCGCCGCGGCCGACCAGCTGCGCCGCGTGTGGGCGTACAACCCGAAGGTCACCGGGGTCGCCTGGGCGCTGTTCATCACCGTGATGCTGGTGTACTACGCCGCGCTGAGCTGGATGCCGTCGATCCTGAGGGCGCGGGGCTTCGGGGAGATCGCCGCGTTCGCGTCGACCACGCTGATGAACGCGCTCGGTATCGTCGGCGTCGTGGTGGCGGTACTGCTCGTGGACCGGATCGGCCGCAAGCGGGTGATCGCCGCGGCCGGGCCGCTCGCCGCGCTCACCCTGGTGATTTTCTCGCTGGTGCTCGGTTCGGCCGGGGCGGCGGTGGCCGCGATCGGCGCGTTCGGCCTGTTCTCGCTGATCGTCATCCCGGTGATGTACGCGTTCGTTTCCGAGCTGTACCCGACCGAGCTGCGCGCTTCCGGGTTCGGCTGGGCTTCGTCGTCCGGCCGGGCGGTCACCGGGTTCGCCCCGCTGCTGTTCGGCAGCGTGCTCTGGCCAGTGCTCGGCCTGCCGCTGACCTTCACGCTGCTCGGCCTGCTCGTGGTCGGGGCCGTGGTGTTCATGATGTTCTGCGCCCCCGAGACCCGGGGCCGGGAACTGGACCGGATCGACGACGCCGCGCCGGCTCCGCAACCGTCCGAATTGGACGCCGTTTGA
- a CDS encoding MarR family winged helix-turn-helix transcriptional regulator, which translates to MSTAVGGSSKGARAGRRVNLEAPADLSAAPGYGARRLYQAYLAAWNRHVDPVLTGPQFAVLSAVRAYPGYDQTALASAVALDTSTMADVCRRLESRGLIARGPAPHDARAKVLTLTDDGQAAFREVTRRTRKLDRALLADCPEEKRAEIAELLNDLGALWEAVAEREEI; encoded by the coding sequence ATGTCGACAGCAGTGGGCGGGTCATCGAAGGGTGCGCGGGCCGGGCGCCGAGTCAACCTGGAGGCGCCGGCCGATCTTTCGGCCGCGCCAGGATATGGGGCTCGCCGGCTTTACCAGGCGTATCTGGCGGCGTGGAACCGGCATGTCGACCCCGTGCTCACCGGGCCGCAATTCGCGGTGCTGTCGGCGGTGCGGGCCTATCCGGGATACGACCAGACTGCGCTGGCGAGCGCGGTCGCACTGGACACGTCGACGATGGCGGACGTCTGCCGCCGACTGGAAAGCCGCGGGCTGATCGCGCGCGGCCCGGCACCGCACGACGCGCGAGCGAAAGTCCTGACGCTCACCGACGACGGGCAGGCGGCATTCCGCGAGGTGACCCGCCGGACGCGGAAACTGGACCGGGCGCTGCTGGCGGACTGCCCGGAGGAGAAGCGGGCGGAGATCGCGGAACTGCTGAACGACCTCGGGGCACTCTGGGAAGCGGTCGCCGAACGGGAGGAGATCTGA
- a CDS encoding FAD binding domain-containing protein, which translates to MKPAAFAYHRAHDVADAVGLLSDLAGRGREPKAIAGGQSLMPMMSFRLARPSDLVDLGRLRELPGLAGIEQRGEELRIGAMVTHRRVELAAGELGPGFAVLAEAMRYVGHLPIRSRGTVGGSIVHGDATAEWCMLALLLDAVIVAEGPDGRREIPAGEMFYGFYATAVEADEVVTEIRFTRPAPLAALTEFSRRAGDFATVAAAVTVEPEPDGSLRGGRVVLGGVAPAPLRVPEAEAVLADGAPGPELFAACGEAAAEAIDPRSDAQGSADYRRALTRTLVARSLSQAWERGER; encoded by the coding sequence ATGAAGCCCGCCGCGTTCGCCTACCACCGGGCGCACGACGTCGCCGACGCGGTCGGCCTGCTGTCCGATCTCGCCGGGCGAGGCCGGGAGCCGAAGGCGATCGCGGGCGGGCAGAGCCTGATGCCGATGATGAGCTTCCGGCTCGCCCGGCCGAGCGACCTGGTCGACCTCGGACGGCTGCGGGAACTGCCCGGCCTGGCCGGGATCGAGCAGCGCGGCGAGGAACTGCGCATCGGCGCGATGGTGACCCACCGCCGGGTCGAGCTCGCCGCTGGCGAGCTCGGCCCGGGCTTCGCGGTGCTGGCCGAGGCGATGCGGTACGTCGGGCATCTGCCGATCCGCTCGCGCGGGACGGTCGGAGGCAGCATCGTGCACGGCGACGCCACCGCGGAGTGGTGCATGCTGGCGCTGCTGCTGGACGCGGTGATCGTCGCGGAAGGCCCGGACGGGCGCCGGGAGATCCCGGCGGGGGAGATGTTCTACGGCTTCTACGCGACCGCGGTGGAGGCGGACGAGGTCGTCACCGAGATCCGGTTCACCAGGCCCGCGCCGCTGGCTGCCCTCACCGAGTTTTCCCGTCGCGCCGGGGATTTCGCCACGGTCGCGGCGGCGGTGACGGTGGAGCCGGAGCCGGACGGTTCGCTGCGCGGCGGACGCGTGGTGCTCGGCGGAGTGGCCCCGGCCCCGCTGCGGGTCCCGGAAGCGGAGGCAGTGCTGGCGGACGGCGCGCCGGGTCCGGAGTTGTTCGCCGCGTGCGGCGAAGCGGCTGCGGAAGCGATCGATCCGCGCAGCGACGCGCAGGGCAGCGCGGACTACCGCCGGGCGCTGACCAGGACCTTGGTCGCGCGAAGTCTCAGCCAGGCGTGGGAAAGGGGAGAACGCTGA
- a CDS encoding xanthine dehydrogenase family protein molybdopterin-binding subunit — protein MASSPEEPRFDGRGGRWIGAPVRRREDPRLVTGRGRFVDDIHLTGMLHAGFVRATVAHGKITGLDLAATREVPGVVAAYSAEDLQLGDMVALLDRPPEEFTPTTMPILARGKVRFVGEPVALVIAKDPYTVEDGIEAAQVSYDVLDAVVDEDTALAEAAPLVHEEASSNVLLDVTSFDTPGVDEAFGEAGCVIELVTRSGRQNALPLETRGVVASWDDRDEQLLVQTCSQVPHQVRTVLARSLRVPERSVRVVVPDMGGGFGQKCVVGREEIAVAAAAKRLRRPVKWIEDRSEALASGFLAREQRYRTRAAFTAEGELTALESDIVCDMGAYSCYPFTVGIEPLMAAAEMPSVYRVPAYRVRARAITSNKAPTAPYRGVSRPQYVMVMERVMDLAARRLGLDPVEIRRRNVITEFPYRGVNQVTYDPGSYLESLELAERILRDEGWYDRREKNPRLGIGYSCFSERTGYGSEAFAKRKMTVVPGFDVSEIRMDLTGSVVVTSGTVNHGQSHETTFAQIVAERLGVDLAKVKLRQGDTERIAYGWGTFASRSVTIGGSAVATAATRLGEQLCVIAAHLLDTHAENVELDGNGGVLQLDDPGKRLSFEEIADVAYLRSHLLPKEAEPTLTATASFDVPGDGTFSNATHAVVVEADPGTGQVKILRYACVEDCGVVINPKVVDGQARGGIAQGIAGALFEEVTYAENGEPSAASFIDYLVPTAAEIPDITVDHLETPCAFTESGAKGAGEGGTIGAPAAVLNAVNDLLWHTGVQLEQTPVHPESVLAALTGAGLADREKAGTGA, from the coding sequence ATGGCCAGCTCACCCGAGGAACCCCGGTTCGACGGCCGCGGCGGCCGCTGGATCGGCGCGCCGGTGCGGCGGCGCGAAGACCCGCGCCTGGTCACCGGACGCGGCAGGTTCGTCGACGACATCCACCTGACCGGAATGCTGCACGCCGGGTTCGTGCGGGCGACTGTCGCGCACGGCAAGATCACCGGGCTGGACTTGGCCGCGACCCGCGAGGTGCCCGGCGTCGTCGCCGCGTACTCGGCGGAAGACCTCCAGCTCGGCGACATGGTCGCACTGCTGGACCGGCCGCCGGAGGAGTTCACGCCGACCACGATGCCGATCCTCGCCCGGGGCAAGGTCCGGTTCGTCGGCGAACCGGTCGCGCTGGTGATCGCGAAGGATCCGTACACGGTCGAAGACGGCATCGAAGCCGCGCAGGTCAGCTACGACGTCCTGGACGCGGTGGTGGACGAGGACACCGCGCTCGCCGAAGCCGCTCCGCTGGTGCACGAGGAGGCATCGAGCAACGTTCTGCTCGACGTGACGTCGTTCGACACCCCGGGCGTGGACGAAGCGTTCGGCGAGGCGGGATGCGTGATCGAACTCGTCACCCGCAGCGGCCGGCAGAACGCCTTGCCGCTGGAGACTCGCGGGGTAGTCGCGTCTTGGGACGACCGGGACGAACAGCTGCTCGTCCAGACCTGCAGCCAGGTCCCGCACCAGGTCCGCACCGTGCTGGCCCGTTCGCTGCGGGTGCCGGAGCGGTCGGTGCGGGTGGTGGTGCCGGACATGGGCGGCGGCTTCGGGCAGAAATGCGTGGTGGGGCGGGAAGAGATCGCCGTCGCGGCGGCGGCGAAACGGCTGCGGCGGCCGGTTAAGTGGATCGAGGACCGCAGCGAAGCGCTCGCGTCCGGCTTTCTCGCCCGGGAGCAGCGATACCGCACGCGTGCCGCGTTCACCGCCGAAGGCGAGCTGACCGCGCTGGAGTCGGACATCGTCTGCGACATGGGCGCGTACTCCTGCTACCCGTTCACCGTCGGCATCGAGCCGCTGATGGCCGCGGCGGAAATGCCGTCGGTGTACCGGGTCCCGGCTTATCGCGTGCGCGCACGGGCGATCACCAGCAACAAGGCGCCGACCGCGCCGTACCGCGGAGTCAGCCGCCCGCAGTACGTGATGGTGATGGAACGGGTGATGGACCTGGCCGCGCGCCGGCTCGGCCTGGACCCGGTGGAGATCCGGCGGCGCAACGTGATCACCGAATTCCCGTACCGGGGCGTCAACCAGGTCACCTACGACCCGGGCAGCTATCTGGAATCTCTGGAGCTGGCCGAGCGGATCCTCCGCGACGAAGGCTGGTACGACCGGCGCGAGAAGAACCCGCGCCTCGGCATCGGCTACAGCTGCTTCTCCGAGCGCACCGGCTATGGCTCCGAGGCGTTCGCGAAACGCAAGATGACCGTGGTCCCCGGGTTCGACGTGTCGGAGATCCGGATGGACCTCACCGGGTCGGTCGTGGTCACCAGCGGCACCGTCAACCACGGCCAGTCGCACGAGACCACGTTCGCGCAGATCGTCGCCGAACGGCTCGGCGTCGACCTGGCGAAGGTCAAGCTGCGCCAGGGCGACACCGAGCGGATCGCTTACGGCTGGGGCACTTTCGCCTCGCGATCGGTGACGATCGGCGGTTCGGCGGTCGCCACCGCGGCGACCCGGCTGGGGGAGCAGCTGTGCGTCATCGCCGCGCATCTGCTGGACACCCACGCCGAGAACGTCGAACTGGACGGAAACGGCGGCGTCCTCCAGCTGGACGACCCCGGCAAGCGGCTGTCCTTCGAAGAGATCGCCGATGTCGCGTACTTGCGCAGCCACCTGCTGCCCAAGGAAGCCGAGCCGACGCTCACCGCGACCGCGTCGTTCGACGTCCCGGGCGACGGCACGTTCTCGAACGCGACTCACGCGGTCGTGGTCGAAGCCGATCCGGGCACCGGTCAGGTGAAGATTCTTCGCTACGCGTGCGTCGAGGACTGCGGCGTGGTGATCAACCCGAAGGTGGTCGACGGCCAGGCGCGCGGCGGCATCGCGCAAGGCATCGCCGGCGCGTTGTTCGAGGAAGTCACTTACGCGGAGAACGGCGAACCCTCTGCCGCGAGCTTCATCGACTACCTCGTCCCGACCGCGGCGGAGATCCCCGACATCACGGTGGACCATCTCGAAACCCCGTGCGCCTTCACCGAAAGCGGCGCGAAGGGGGCCGGCGAGGGCGGCACCATCGGCGCGCCCGCCGCGGTGCTGAACGCGGTCAACGACCTTCTCTGGCACACCGGGGTCCAGCTCGAACAGACCCCGGTCCACCCGGAATCCGTCCTCGCCGCGCTGACGGGGGCTGGCTTGGCCGACCGGGAGAAAGCGGGTACTGGCGCATGA
- a CDS encoding APC family permease: MDTSRTTAPAPPAAAPRTLSGKLGVGSIVFMVVAAAAPLTVIAGAVPLGIAQGDGAGFPATFVLCCGVLLLFAVGFCAMTRHVPNAGAFYTYIHKGLGRSMGLGSAFLALATYTAVQLAVYGYLGATLSGLVTHYGGPTLPWWLYAAAALGIVSALGYRHIELSGKVLGVLLVCEVGIVLVFDAAVNVRGGAHGLSTALLQPAQIGSGSLGIGIMFAIASFLGFEATAVYRSEARRPERTVPRATYLALLLIGGFYTLSSWSLVSAWGDRDAVTQANQNPGGMLTSSVTRYLGASAGELVQILLVTSLFAALLSFHNVIARYTFSLGNAGALPTRCGRSHARHGSPHVASAVQSVSALVLIAVFALAKMDPVTQVFSWMAGTATLGVLALMALTCLSVLVFFRRTTIDRRRWNTVVAPSLGSAGLAAALALTVANFPMLIGGSGELAAGIGFILVVVFALGTGLSLARRHVLVTLPA; the protein is encoded by the coding sequence ATGGACACCTCGCGAACAACCGCCCCCGCTCCGCCGGCCGCTGCGCCGAGAACTCTCTCCGGCAAACTCGGAGTCGGCTCGATCGTCTTCATGGTCGTCGCCGCCGCCGCACCGCTGACCGTGATCGCCGGCGCGGTGCCACTCGGCATCGCCCAAGGCGACGGCGCGGGCTTCCCCGCCACATTCGTGCTGTGCTGCGGTGTTCTGCTGTTGTTCGCGGTCGGATTCTGCGCCATGACGCGGCATGTGCCGAACGCGGGTGCGTTCTACACCTACATCCACAAAGGACTCGGCCGCAGCATGGGCCTCGGCTCGGCGTTCCTGGCGCTGGCCACCTACACCGCGGTGCAGCTCGCGGTCTACGGCTACCTCGGCGCGACCCTGTCGGGCCTCGTCACGCACTACGGCGGACCCACGCTGCCGTGGTGGCTGTATGCGGCGGCCGCGCTCGGGATCGTGTCCGCGCTCGGCTACCGGCACATCGAATTGTCCGGCAAAGTCCTCGGTGTACTCCTGGTCTGCGAGGTCGGCATCGTGCTCGTCTTCGACGCGGCGGTGAACGTGCGCGGCGGCGCGCACGGCCTGTCGACCGCGTTGCTGCAGCCAGCGCAGATCGGGTCCGGTTCGCTCGGGATCGGGATCATGTTCGCCATCGCGAGCTTCCTCGGCTTCGAAGCCACCGCGGTCTACCGCTCGGAAGCCCGCCGCCCGGAGCGCACCGTGCCCCGCGCGACCTACCTCGCACTGCTGCTGATCGGCGGCTTCTACACGCTGTCCAGCTGGTCGCTCGTCTCCGCCTGGGGCGACCGCGACGCCGTCACGCAGGCGAACCAGAACCCGGGCGGCATGCTGACCTCCTCGGTCACCCGCTACCTCGGCGCATCGGCCGGCGAGCTCGTCCAGATCCTGCTGGTGACCAGTCTGTTCGCCGCACTGCTGTCATTCCACAACGTCATCGCGCGGTACACGTTCTCGCTCGGCAACGCGGGCGCGCTGCCGACCCGCTGCGGCCGCAGCCACGCACGGCACGGGTCTCCGCACGTCGCGTCGGCGGTGCAGTCGGTGAGCGCGCTCGTGCTGATAGCGGTGTTCGCGCTGGCGAAAATGGACCCGGTCACGCAGGTGTTCTCCTGGATGGCCGGGACCGCGACCCTGGGCGTCCTCGCGCTGATGGCGCTGACTTGCCTGTCCGTGCTGGTGTTCTTCCGCCGCACGACGATCGACCGCCGGCGCTGGAACACCGTCGTCGCCCCGTCGCTGGGCTCGGCCGGCCTGGCCGCCGCGCTGGCGCTGACCGTCGCGAACTTCCCGATGCTGATCGGCGGTTCCGGTGAGCTGGCCGCCGGGATCGGGTTCATCCTGGTCGTCGTCTTCGCGCTCGGCACAGGTCTTTCGCTGGCCCGCCGACACGTCCTCGTCACTCTGCCTGCCTGA